The genomic region attcaggcttggactgataagtggcaagtaatatttcccccacacaggtgccaggcactgactatctccaacaagagagaatctaaccatctccccttgatgttcaatggtattaccatcgctgaatttcccaccatcaatatcagggggttaccattgaccagaaacttaaaaactggactagccatataaatactgtggctacaagatcaggtcagagtctgggaattctggggcaagtaactcacctcccgactccccaaagcctgtccaccatcgacaaggcacaagtcaggagtatgatgaaatactctccatttgtctggatgactgcagctccaatagTAAAGcagtttgacaccatccaagacaaagcagcccgcttgcttgCCACCttaaccaccaccttaaacattcactccctccaccaccgccgcacattggcagcagtgtggaccatctacaagatgcattgcagcaattcgccaaggttccttcaacagcaccttccaaactcctcGAACACCtagaacaaggcagcagatgcatggaaacaccaccacctgcaagttccctccaagccacacaccctcctgacttggaactatatcatattcctttcactatcactgggtcaaaatcctggaactccctaacatggacagcaatggttcaagaaggtggcaccaccaccttctcaagggtaattagggatgagtgataaatgctggtctagccagcaatgccacgtcccatgaacaaattaaaaagttAATCTCCTGTGCCAATAGGACCAGAAACACTCCACCCAAAGATTTTTAAGCACTTTTTCAAACCCCATTGCAATGGTGGGTACTTGGAATGTGCATACCCCATAAAAATGTTATTAGGGATCTTCATTCAACCCCAGAAATCTAGCAGCAGTGGTCCCTGTGAGCACTTACATAGGGAATTGCAAACCATTAGGTGAAAGCAATGTCAGATTTTTAACAAACTGCCTGTTACCAACCAACTCTTCAACTGCGAAGTCTGCAGTCTTTGCTTATATTGCTTTCAAATTTAGTGAATTAGTCCGGTGGTTCTTCGACATCGAAGTTCTCTGTTGCCTTTGCTGCTTCCATCCCACAATCCTATTCTCAAACTATGGCCCACCCAATTACCCTCCCTGGCCTCTATGTTAGCTGAAATTGTGAATGGATCTCTCTCCTCAGGTAGTCCCCTACTCCTTAACATGTCATCACTCTTTTGCTCAAAAAAAACCCTTTATTTATCTACGACTACTTTATTCATTCAACTACTCCAACATCCCTTTCCTCTCCTATTGAacttgcccatctttcccagaactccatgtttgaatcccttgactcaggtttctgtccctgccttAATACCAAAACAgctgtcaaagtcacaaatgacatcatatggaactgtgaccatggtaaactatcccaTCTCATCCTGTCAGCAGCCTTTGATAATTACTATGCCATCCATctgtcattcagctgggtgggattgcacttGGCTGGTTCCACTCTCACCATCAGCCATTGCCAGCGAATCAccggcaatggcttctcttcctgctaccATAGTTAACTGGCATCCCCTAAGGAtttaaagaacatagaacagtacagcacagcacaggcccttcagcccacgatgttgtgccgaacctttaacctactctaagatcaaactaactacctacccttcattctactatcatccatgtacctatccaagagtcgcttaaatgcccctaatgtatctgcttctactaccaccgctggcagcgcattccacgcacccaccactctctgtataaagaaccttcctccaatcaccttaaaattatgccccctggtgatagccctttccaccctgggaaaaagtctctgactatccactctatctatgcctctcatcatcttgtacccctctatcaagtcacctctcatccttcttcgctccctcaatctttcttcgtaggacatgccctccagtccaggcagcatcctggtaaatctcctctgcaccctctctaaagcttccacatccttcctataatgaggcgaccagaactgaacacaatattccaagtgtggtcgaaccagggccttatagagctgcagcataaccttgcggctcttaaactcaatccccctgttaatgaaagccaacacaccatacgccttcttaacaaccctatcaacttgggaggcaactttgagcgatctatggacatggaccccaagatccctctgttcctccacactaccaagaatcctgtctttaagcctgtattccgcattcaaattcgaccttccaaaatgaatcacttcacacttttccatgttgaactccatctgccacttctcagcccagctctgcatcctgtcacactatccacaactccagcaaccttcgtgtcatcggcaaacttgctaagccagccttccacttcctcatccaagtcatttataaaaatcacaaagagcagaggtcccagaacagatccttgtggaacaccactggtcaccgagctccatgctgaatactttccatctactaccaccctctgacttctatgggccagccaattttgtatccagacagccaactttccctgaatcccatgtctccttactttctgaatgagcctaccatggggaaccttgtcaaacgccttgctaaaatccatatacaccacatccactgctcttccttcatcaatgtgttttgtcacatcttcaaagaattcaataagacttgtgaggcatgacctgccccttacaaagcctctaatcaaaccatgcttttccaaataatcataaatcctgtctctcagaatcctctccaataatttgcccactaccgacgtaagactgactggtctataattcccagggttatccctattccctttcttgaacaagggaacaacatttgccaccctccaatcatccggtactactccagtggacagtgaagacgcaaagatcatcgccaaaggcgcagcaatctcttccctcgcttcccgtaatatccttgggtatatcccgtctggccccggggacttatctgtcctcatatcattcaaaatttccagcacatcctccctcttaacctcaacctgttcgagcatatcagcctgttccatgctgtcctcacaaacgaccaggtccctcacactggtgaatactgaagcaaagtattcatttagggcctcccctacctcctctgactccaggcacaagttccctccactatccctgaacggccctaccctcactctggccatcctcttgttcctcacataagtgtagaacgccttgggattttccttaatcctacccgccaagactttttcatgtccccttctagctctcctaagtccattcttcagttccttcctggctaccttgtaaccctctagagccctgtctgatccttgcttcctcaaccttaagtaagcttccttcttcctcttgactagctgttccacatctcttgtcatccaaggttccttcatcctaccatcccttccctgcctcatcgggacaaacctatccagcagtcgcagcaagtgctccctaaacaacctccacatttctgtcgtgcatttccctgagaacatctgttcccaatttatgctccccagttcctgcctaatagcattgtaattccccctcccccaattaaatattttcccatcccgtctgctcctgttcctctccatgactatagtaaaggtcagggagttgtgatcactatcaccgaaatgctctctcaccgagagatctgccacctggcctggttcgttgccaagcaccaagtccaacatagtctcccctccagtcggcctatctacatattgagtcaggaaaccttcctggacacacctgacaaaatctgctccatccaaagtaTTTGCACTAAggcggttccaatcaatattagggaagttgaagtcacccatgacaacaacctggttacttctgcacctttccaaaatctgcctcccaatctgttcctccatgtctctgttgctattggagggtctatagaaaactcccaacaaagtgactgctcctttcctgtttctgacttccacccataatgactcagtagacaaaccctcctcgacgacctccctttctgcagctgtgatactatccctgattagcaatgccactcccccacctcttttacctccctccctattccttttgaaacaaacatccaacatccattcctgcccctgtgatatccacgtctccgtaatggctacaacatcgtagctccaagtacatcacccttattcctgacactttgtgcgttaaaatagacacacttcaacccatcatactggctgtaactttgccctgtcaactgtctaatcttcctcatagactctctgcactcggtatctgcctgttcaacagctaccccatccactgatccgtggctccggttcccatccccctgccaaactagtttaaaccctcccgaagagctctcgcaaacctcccacccaggatattggtgcccctccagttcagatgcaacccgtctttcttgtacaggtcccaccttccccagaaggtatcccaatgatccacatatctgaatccctccctcctacaccagttgtcACCACGTAttcagctgcactcactccctgtttctagcctcactagcacgtgataccggtaacaatcctgagattactactctgctcgtcctgcctttcagcttccaacctaactccctatatttgcttttcaggtcctcatcccttttcctagctatgtcattggtaccgatatgtaccacgacctctggctgctcccccttcagaatcctgtggactcgatccgagacatccctgaccctggcacctgggaggcaacataccatccggtagtctcgttcgcgaccacagaatctcctgtctgttcctctaaccattgaatctcctatcactattgctctccaattctccccccttcccttctgagccaggctcagtgccagagatctggccactgtggctttcctctggtaggtcgttccccccaaccgtatccaaaacggtatacgtattattgaggggaacggccacaggcgatccctgcactgtgcgcctattccctttccctcctctgacggtcccctcctatttctcatctacatgctgcccttcagcaaCATTATCCAAATACACATCAGGTTCCTCATGTAAACTGAAAGCTGCCAGCACTCACCACCACTGTCTCTTACCTGgttagactgcttgtctgacatccagtactggatgaacagaaaatcccaactaaacattggaaagactgaagccaatggCCCAGATTTTCCTTTTGTAATTGCAGTGAATGCTGAAAAGTTTGCCACTATTGACAGACGCAATGGCAACACAACTTCTGGCAACCCGACTTACACTGAAATCTGAAAGTTGCAGCATGCCTCAATCTGCATGTCTTTAACTTATGACATCACCAGGGTGCAATGCTTCACTGACAATACACTATGCTGGAAGCCCTCTGTTTATCCTGATGCTAGGCCCTGCTGCAGCCTACGCACCAGGTGAGTATGGATTTTTGGTGCAGTCATTCAGCAAATGCTGCTGACAGGAATATCTGGGCCATTATCTTTGAACCCCTGCCAAATTCCAATTCCTAGCCACCAAGTCCATCCCTTTCCCAAACTACCATGAGGCTCATCTGGACTTCACAACCTTGGCTTCGTATCTTATCCCAAGATAAACCtctgaccacatatccgtgccatcactactACTGCTTATTTCCATGTTGGTAATATTGCCCAACTCTGCTCAAACCTCAgcgcatctgctgttgaaaccctcatccatagctTTGCTATTTTACAACAGGCTAGCTAGCCTCAACTTCCATAAACTTAAATTTATCCAAAACTCTACAGCTTGCAGTCTAaattgcatcaagtcccattcacccatgaaACCTGTGCTTGCTGCccgacactggctcctggttaagtacCGTCTCCATTTTAAGATCTTCACCCTCGTTTTCAAATACTGCTTAGGGCCTCCCTCATCCCTCCTTATATTATCATTCAGCCCAACATCCACACTCCTCTGATTCTGACCACCTGTgtttccctgattttaatcactccaccactggtgacaCTGCCCTCAGCTCTTCGATTTCcccccttaaacctctccacttctctttgcTCCTTAAAattacctctgaccaagtttttgatcacctcCCCATCTGActcatcaaattttgtttgataacgatcctgtgaaacaccttgacaTTTTACTGTTAAAGCAGCTGATAAATGTAATTTGTTGCTGCGATGAACATTTGAGCTCAGGTGTTTCCTCCCTTTGCTAGAGGCTTAATTAATGGGTGTTCCTTCCCTTTGTCAGAGACACTAGTTTGAATCAGTTTTGTGTTTATTGAACCTCAAACAGACAAATGTGTTCAAGTAGTTAAGGTTCCTCAGGAGAGTCAAATGATTtcatatatatataaaattctATATGTAAAATGGGTGTGGGGAATACACACTTCATTAGCAGTTCTCAACATTAGGAACTACAATTGTCTTCAACAGCCCAAGTAAGATTGGGTATGCCTGATGCCGAAGGTGCTCAATTAGGCTACCACACTTCATCAcgcatgtgtggaactgcaccatTTTATTAGAGGATAGAATACCTATTCTCCCACCAAGTTTGAGACATATCTCCGAGGAAGAGGGCCATCTGGCGAATCAACTATCAGTGAGGAAACTGCTGCTACTCCCACAGTAGCATTGGACTTGGTCCCTTCATACAATTAACACACCTTGAAATTCAACACTTGTGTCAAACTGCTATTTTATAAATAAAGCAGGGGCAAAATGCTTTTGCTAAGAGTTGAAATTATATCTTAATCTGGCTGTACCCTGCGCATCTGAAGACCTGGAATAAGTATTTGCCCCTTCTGAAAGCACAAATTGTAAATGGGGTGAATTTTAGGTGAGACGGGGGCTGCAATTTGCAGTCATCTATTCTAACTTTGGCacacagctgcaggtagcctggaaaatgattTGCATTTTTTGGTACGGCTGCAAAATTACCACTTTAATTGACATTTGACCATAGGAATAAATCAGTGATAGCTTCAGAATGGGAACTTAGGATGGAATACCCAGTTAGAAGCACATTAAAGAAAATTCCACATGCAACTACAAAGTTGTAGCATTTTGCCAGACCAATTTATTTGCTTTACATTTTCATGTTGCAAGATTTCTGCAGTTAATTTATAAGATTCTTCTCCCAACAGAAACAAAATGTTTTCATTTGGTCCCAATAGTTACTTGCCAGACGCGGATTAGGTTATCAGTATAACCTGCAAACAGGGTCTGTGGAGATGAAAACAAGTCAGGTTGTTAAAAATACCAAGTCTTAGCTAATGAATATATTGATAACTATTCCACAAACCAACAATGATCTTTAAACCTGTCACTTGCTTACATATCTTTGCTAAACTGGTTTCTAGATGCAGATTTCTATTTGGTTCAGCTTCTTCTAGAGAAAAATGATGCTAATTATCACTAGATAAAACAGTGTAACATATTGCAGCTTTAACTGAAACTATCAACTTTACAGCACAAAAATTTCTGGACTGTACCCTCATTTCATAGATTTATAATCCTGCCCCTTACAGGGTCAGCTGGGTAGTTAGTGACAAGAGTATAATCAATGGGACAGTCATAAACATCTCGACCACAATTGCTCAATTGAGCAACCCCCCTCCTCCAATAAAGCAAACAGAACTCAATTACCTGACCATCGGCAGACCAGGCTAGTGCTGTGCACTGTGGTGGCTCAGCCTTGCTGTTAGCACTGATAACTTCTTGACGTAGTTCATCAACTATGATCTTGCCCTCCAAATCCTTTTGGGGAAGAAAAGATGAGCTTCAACATGCATACAAACCAAGCTTAGTTTTAAGCCTCACATATTTCACAAATAAAGGCTTCAATGTACAAATTAAAAGACTGAAAACAAAGAAATCCATAAGGACTTTATAAATGTACTATATGTGATAAAAAAAAGCAAAATTGCTGGTTATCTACACCCAGTTTTGTTCACTTAAAgcccaatcagacttcaaaatgaGCATGACAAAATTAGTCAGTGGATATGGATACTAGAGGACACATGCTACATCACAGGCCAAAGGCAAGACAATTAGAATACTCTTCCACCTTCCGACAGTGATAAAATCAAGATGCAACATATCGACTCCAATATATCTCTTATCCCCTAATTAGGAAATGAAAACTgcaaccttccccccccacccagttTTCTTGCTTCTGGAATCTTTGATAATAATTACAAAATTTCCAGTTGCAGTTTAGGGAATGGAATTATACAGAAAGCACAAGACCACCACAACAACTGCTTTAAGAAAACGGTCATCTTTTCACCGGTGCCATCTTGGTGTGTGTCAAAAATGTCACCAGTAAAGTGCCAGAAATGTGGAGTTAGCTCAGGAACAGCCTCTGAAGTTTCCGCAGATGTGATCTCAGAAAGGCATTAGAGCCTCATCATAGCCAACAATTCTGTGCAAAGTCCCCTTTTCAAAAAAAATGATGCCAATCTTTATCAATTTGTATCACTGCCCACCCAACCAAAAGTAAAAATCAAAATGTAAATCTTATGGCAACAGTGACCTACCCAGATCCTAATGCTGGGGCCAGTAGCAGCACAAAGCCAGTATCTGTTGGGGCTGAAGCACAAAGCATTGATGACAGCCCCACCATCCAGGGTGTACAAGTGCTTCCCTTCGTTCAGATCCCACAGAAGAGCTTGACCATCCTATAAAACGAATAGTGAACAAACAATGAAAATACTTCCAAAATGACAGCCAGCAAAGGTGATATCTCCTCTCAAATGAAGTGCTCACTTCAAAGGTTTATGGGACACTCTTGCATAATGGAACATCTGAGGTCATTATGACCAACCTTAGAAGCTTATACAGCCAGAAGGGAAGCTAAGCTGTTCCAATTGGTCAAAATCACTTTTACTTAAGGGATAAATACTTAATTTGTTACAGCTGCCAATGGGATGCAAGTAAAGTGCAATGGTGTGAAATCTTTTGTACAATAAACTGAAAACCACAGCAATACAATTTTATTTGGACCGAAGAGCATTTTGCGTTATACAACACATAACGTTAATGAAGACAACTCAAAACAAAATGAATCGGACATCCACTGTTGCAATTTTTTCCTCAACATTTCAAAACCAACACTAAATAAGCCTACATATAACAATGTCaaatagtttttaaaaataaaTGCCATAATTTCCTAGCAGGTCAAAGCTGCATTATCCATTACGTTTTAGAACTCTTATTTTCATGTTAAATTTAGCTAGCAAGCTCATAAAACCACCAAGAATCATTAAAGACAGTGCAGTGTAAGTGCATACCTTTCCACCTGAGGCACAAAGAGAACCATCTGGAGAGACTGCCACAGAATTCAGATACCCAGTGTGGCCAATGTGGTTGGTCTTCAATTTGCAGTTTGTAAGGTTCCAAACCTAGTGATTAGTACAGAAAAAAACATCACAAAAATCAGCATAATGCTTGCTGAAGGAATAAAATGCTACAAGTTAAATCATTGATTGAATATCAAAATCTGACAAAAGCCAGAATCCAAATACCAACACTTTGCCATAATATTTCAAAGCTATTATTGAAAGCTTGTTGCAATTGTAAAAGCTAAGAATAAAAGTTCTACTTGAGACTACATGTCCTCAGCTTTACAACATAATCATATAAAATCATGATGTGAACAGCAGTGAAAGTTCTAATCATCGGACATGCATGTTCATCTTTATGCACCTTTAAAAAAAACCAAAACTATTGCAAACGCCAAAAGTAGAAATCACCACAGACGACAAAAGTAGAGATTTAAAAGATTAGCTGGGGCACTGTATTATTAGTTGTTGACAGAAAAAAGCTACAACAGAAAAAAGATAGTAGAGCAAAGCACTCACCTTTAAGAAAGGCTGGAACACACACCTTTAAACTAAAATCCCATTTGCTTCCATATTTTCAAGACTGTATACACGGGATAAGTGTGTGGAAACGAGGACGATGCAGCTTAAAGCGTGTCCAGACCATTCTTAAAGGCAAACATCTGAGATTTTATCTCAAGGCGTAGCTGTGAAAAGAAAATAAAAAGTAAACCATTAATCCAGAATTTGCATTTATCCTTTTAATTATCCCGTATTGTTTAATGAGACACACATGGTTTGTCTAACACGTAATCTACAAAACTATTCTCTTACCTTTACTAGCTTGTCCCAGCCACAGGAAACGATGATTGGATTATTGGTGTTTGGAGAGAAGCGGACACAAGATGTCCACTCAGTGTGTCCATCTTCCTAAAAATGAGAAAAATGTCAGCTTAGAAAATTTAGTTTTTGTTAATATACAAAAAGAATATTCTATTAACAAACACAGGAAACCCTCATATTTGCAGGACAGGTAGTCTTCTCCTTACAAAAGGATAACTCAAGTTATGTGATCAAAATTTTAATCACCGGGTAACCTGAATTTTGTTTTCTATCAACCATCTCCAGTGGATGTGTTCAACAACCTACTCTAGATCCCGTATGTTCAAACCATGTTGTTTTGTTTTCAATGAAAACTAGAGCAATTTATTTTATAACAATGTTTTGAGACATGATCAGGAAAAGCTTAATATGTACCT from Heterodontus francisci isolate sHetFra1 chromosome 1, sHetFra1.hap1, whole genome shotgun sequence harbors:
- the LOC137373428 gene encoding small ribosomal subunit protein RACK1-like gives rise to the protein MSEQMTLRGTLKGHGGWITQIATTPRFPDIILSASRDKTLIMWKLTRDETNYGVPQHAMYGHSHFVSDVVISSDGQFALSGSWDGTLRLWDLTTGECTRQFIGHTKDVLSVAFSADNRQIVSGSRDKTIKLWNTLGLCKYTIQEDGHTEWTSCVRFSPNTNNPIIVSCGWDKLVKVWNLTNCKLKTNHIGHTGYLNSVAVSPDGSLCASGGKDGQALLWDLNEGKHLYTLDGGAVINALCFSPNRYWLCAATGPSIRIWDLEGKIIVDELRQEVISANSKAEPPQCTALAWSADGQTLFAGYTDNLIRVWQVTIGTK